From the genome of Brevundimonas sp. NIBR11:
TTGTTGCAGCGCCAGGGCCTTGTAGGCGCCGTTGCCCTTCTCGCCGGCCTCGACGAAGGCCGTCTCGGCGCCGGTGGTGTTGCCGCTCTGCAGGGCCTCGAGACCACGCTGATAGGCGATCGAACCCGCGTTGGCGCGGCTCGTCTGGAAGCTCTGCCAGCCCCACCACGCCAGGGCCGCCACCAGGGCGACCAGAAGAATGCCGCCCACAATGGGCAGCCAGTTGCGCGCCAGGCGCTTGAGGCGTTCGGAGCGGATGTCCTCCTCGACCTCTTCAAAGACATCAGTCACTAGCGGAGCCGCCCCAAAAAACGCTGAAAAGCCAATCGGCGCGGACCCTAGAGGGTCGCCCTCGCCCTCGCAACGCCTGTTGAGACACGACGGGGACTACGGCAGAGCCGGCTTTTTGGAGAAGTAGGTCTCGACTTCGGCAGGAAAACGGCGGGCGCGCACATCGGCGGCGTAGCTTTCCACCGCCCGGCCGATCTCGCCGCGCAGGTCGGCGTACTTGCGCACGAATTTCGGCGTCCAGTCGAACACGCCCAGCATGTCCGGCCCGACCAGCACCTGACCGTCGCAGGCAGCCGACGCCCCGATGCCGATAGTGGGCTTGGCAATCGCTTCGGTGATCTCGCGCGCCAGCGATTCCGCTGTCCCCTCGATCACGACCGCGAAGGCGCCGGCGTTGGCCGTGTCGTGCGCCGACTGCAGGATGCGCGCTCGCTCCGCCTCCTCGCGCCCCTTGGCCTTGAAGGAGCCGTCGATGTTGATCGACTGGGGCAACAGACCGACATGTCCCATCACCGGCACGCCGCGCTTGACCAGATATTCGATGGTGGCCGGGACCTCGGGACCGCTCTCGACCTTCACGGCCTGGGCGCCGGTTTCCTTCAGCACGCGC
Proteins encoded in this window:
- the panB gene encoding 3-methyl-2-oxobutanoate hydroxymethyltransferase, with protein sequence MSSQKQETVKRITVPEITARKGGEPIVVLTAYDAPTAEIMDAHCDVLLVGDSVGMAVHGLPSTVGVTLEMMILHGQAVMRGSKRALVVIDMPFGSYEAGVEQAYANAVRVLKETGAQAVKVESGPEVPATIEYLVKRGVPVMGHVGLLPQSINIDGSFKAKGREEAERARILQSAHDTANAGAFAVVIEGTAESLAREITEAIAKPTIGIGASAACDGQVLVGPDMLGVFDWTPKFVRKYADLRGEIGRAVESYAADVRARRFPAEVETYFSKKPALP